Proteins encoded within one genomic window of Hahella chejuensis KCTC 2396:
- the dptH gene encoding DNA phosphorothioation-dependent restriction protein DptH, whose amino-acid sequence MSEKQFEGFLVNHLKTWLAERLKPGDRFQFRSTDPVNTVRLLAALRDASDGSVQDEETPLSYLNVNGIQVLIAGHAEERKVEYGCYTDNYLAKLRDGVVDDDCALIMVHNSTLDTITNSTFDLAQTGAIWSVSKIRELLEGLIDDSMTNRQTSKCLLDLQAKIVASDGSSIFGYRSLYESIIDGDLRFDELGLFNDPHLTGLWGGATTAPNQRQIERRLEENRKLRSEIEFELEHYPTELEDRLSKFGGKFVKDNFIDSDDWKNRTYDEFITEIQKQKKQALEFIDVDTASGNLQRRSKKETAAGQRDQNILLEVPTDQSTFQINLRFTGARTEKSEFEIQPRKAAKLLELSHKPRGNNTTLTITGELTLEPLFFSVRTRREISSELFKFQCLVLPEGKFCFDDIINKYLIKATGRGQSLIIQSDVQILETNPNLDTSITLKDNDEIIDVNEIGNLDYQQIYDESDEVRFILKNGETELPIQIEGESAKESLTLPLLMDTSRTRYMFDDGYYGVYKESKGIVVVENQEVMQLFLRKQLLDAEWEIIASELVFWDASQEKGLPASGLTEFPELKNLHQSYIAFLQHFKAASRRTLPSLEGWGPTLVGLARNYVENYLAYLESVERGKTLSPCTKFVMRLGTASIRDTEDNRVKNYLTPFHPLILSYYLYLIESIQADGDEFSFRSLPDVTLKRLNPRGLIPHLFDKEQKYSYTQSVDENAFWLEIVPREDSSFDYISKLVRHKIEEFTETFSRLFDTVSSAPILINSVNNAENHELFRGLLAYYMEHLEEGRYIHVNLYDDEEIETEFDLFAEMATYDDIKDRYDLDKGKAKRNTDTIVDVLRTRLTFSKFPNGKSEQQVYAHLTFFKNNQVVDARDNNIDEHLSGVACGGLLNGESSRSENDAYFTAFGLKGVDYSNKPHLKIARIFGAMWRPSHLSSDSFHEHSAISLAVSDSVKRLLDKSYDSSVWVTIVDPKVTLDFFSNTEDVILIHYSDQYTSSAGYDAITVTKQSQLYRSVLGASGESLIREFNAFNGEWLLQMVNDLDKEKLGKEGVIASYKAVSAMLSQSDICWAPLSVAEMIRVAGNIGLAMSDSDFSRHNFGIKQGAISDDVLFAGFKDGKLYLLPVESKAGARPNFEKARNQTRELKEYMEGLLGQKNLAGRLYRGLFIRQVLLQVEKYQLYKVFSDGYFDSLLSAREEWLEGTYELAQLKSYPAGIVVAHLNTDSCVTERYEEIDGILEVDIPMSKLASLVHQPYERLKEELLAGRLLAVPDKYILGDVAEPPATHTEYVPNTLIEPPGPIEPLVIQFGTDISTTQPVLWEPTNTEKLFNTNTGIIGTMGTGKTQFTKSIITQLVRNQHNNVGGLPIGILIFDYKADYVKPDFVEATGAKVFDLFRLPFNPLAIFGDRPMQPMHTANLFKTTTAKAFGLGTKQQNKVRTLVIDAYEAAGIRSHDKNTWGRLPPTLADVWAEFQAQDKIEQDSLYAALDDLISFEIFEPDSSKTKSLYDLVDGVTVINLSGYDPSIQNLVVALTLDLFYTQMHQQGSSKLEGDFRQISKMILVDEADNFMSQDFESLKKILKEGREFGVGTILSTQELTHFKTGDNDYSTLILSWVIHQVANIKSQEIKAIFNTQTKNDEEYFMGQIRKLEKHYSLFVDGKKKVAKLKDLAFWELP is encoded by the coding sequence AGGTTTTCTCGTAAACCACTTGAAAACTTGGTTGGCGGAAAGACTCAAACCCGGTGATCGTTTTCAGTTTCGATCAACAGACCCAGTTAACACCGTGCGCTTACTGGCTGCATTGCGTGACGCCTCCGATGGTTCCGTCCAAGACGAAGAGACACCACTCAGTTATCTGAACGTAAACGGCATCCAGGTGTTAATCGCTGGGCATGCAGAGGAAAGAAAAGTAGAGTATGGTTGTTATACAGACAATTATTTAGCGAAGCTCAGAGATGGTGTCGTAGATGATGATTGCGCTCTGATCATGGTGCACAACAGTACGCTCGATACTATTACGAACAGTACATTCGACCTGGCACAAACAGGAGCCATTTGGTCAGTTTCTAAGATCAGAGAACTTCTTGAAGGTCTGATTGACGACAGCATGACCAACAGACAAACGTCCAAGTGTCTGCTCGATTTGCAAGCCAAAATTGTCGCGTCTGATGGCTCCAGTATTTTCGGTTATCGCAGTCTTTACGAGTCTATCATTGACGGAGATCTTCGATTTGATGAGTTAGGGTTGTTTAACGACCCACACCTCACGGGTTTATGGGGAGGCGCAACGACCGCTCCGAATCAGCGACAGATTGAACGGCGATTGGAAGAAAACAGGAAACTCAGGTCTGAAATCGAATTTGAACTTGAGCATTATCCAACCGAGTTGGAAGATCGCTTAAGCAAGTTTGGTGGAAAGTTCGTAAAGGATAACTTTATAGACAGTGATGACTGGAAGAATCGAACCTATGATGAGTTTATCACTGAAATCCAAAAGCAGAAAAAACAAGCATTAGAATTTATCGATGTTGATACTGCTAGCGGAAACCTTCAGCGCCGAAGTAAGAAAGAAACTGCAGCCGGACAGCGTGATCAGAACATCCTCTTGGAGGTTCCTACAGATCAAAGTACCTTCCAGATTAATCTTAGGTTTACGGGTGCTAGAACCGAAAAGAGCGAGTTCGAGATACAACCTAGGAAGGCTGCCAAGCTGTTAGAGCTAAGCCACAAACCCCGTGGTAACAATACAACCCTTACGATTACAGGTGAGCTGACCCTGGAACCGTTATTCTTCTCTGTAAGGACAAGGCGAGAGATTTCCAGCGAGCTGTTCAAATTCCAATGCCTTGTGCTGCCGGAGGGGAAGTTCTGCTTCGACGATATTATTAACAAATATCTGATTAAAGCGACTGGTCGTGGCCAATCACTCATTATTCAGTCAGACGTCCAAATATTGGAGACCAACCCCAACTTAGACACATCGATTACATTGAAAGATAACGATGAAATTATCGATGTTAATGAAATTGGAAACCTCGATTATCAGCAGATCTACGATGAATCTGATGAGGTCCGATTCATTCTGAAAAATGGAGAGACTGAACTTCCTATACAAATAGAAGGAGAATCGGCAAAAGAGTCGCTTACGCTACCGCTCCTTATGGATACAAGTCGCACACGTTATATGTTCGATGATGGTTACTATGGTGTCTATAAAGAGTCGAAAGGTATAGTTGTCGTAGAAAATCAGGAGGTCATGCAATTATTCTTGAGAAAACAGCTTCTCGATGCTGAGTGGGAAATCATCGCATCAGAATTAGTTTTCTGGGATGCATCCCAAGAGAAAGGTTTACCAGCTTCTGGATTGACAGAATTCCCTGAACTTAAAAATCTGCACCAGAGCTACATAGCGTTTCTCCAGCACTTTAAAGCAGCTAGCCGCCGTACATTGCCTTCACTCGAAGGCTGGGGCCCCACGCTTGTCGGGCTTGCCAGGAATTACGTGGAGAATTATCTCGCATATCTTGAATCAGTCGAGCGGGGCAAGACCTTATCGCCCTGTACTAAGTTTGTGATGAGGCTGGGGACTGCGAGTATTCGTGATACTGAAGATAATCGAGTTAAGAACTATCTGACTCCGTTCCATCCCCTGATACTGTCTTATTATCTCTACCTCATTGAGAGTATACAGGCCGACGGTGATGAATTCAGCTTCCGCTCCCTTCCTGATGTGACTCTCAAACGGCTTAACCCTCGTGGTTTGATCCCGCATCTGTTTGATAAAGAGCAGAAATACAGCTACACGCAATCAGTTGATGAAAATGCGTTCTGGCTAGAAATAGTACCTCGTGAAGACAGTAGCTTTGATTACATCAGCAAATTAGTACGACATAAAATCGAAGAGTTTACGGAGACCTTCTCGCGACTTTTCGATACCGTGTCTTCAGCGCCGATACTCATTAATTCTGTTAACAATGCTGAGAATCACGAGCTATTTCGGGGCCTTCTGGCCTACTACATGGAGCACCTGGAAGAAGGTCGTTACATTCATGTAAACCTGTATGACGACGAAGAGATCGAAACAGAATTCGATCTCTTCGCCGAGATGGCGACCTATGACGATATCAAAGACAGATACGATCTCGATAAAGGTAAGGCCAAGCGCAATACCGATACTATTGTCGACGTCCTACGTACCCGCCTGACCTTCAGCAAGTTTCCCAATGGTAAGAGTGAGCAGCAAGTCTACGCACATCTCACATTCTTTAAGAACAATCAGGTTGTGGACGCACGTGATAACAATATCGATGAGCACCTTTCTGGCGTTGCATGTGGGGGCTTGTTGAATGGTGAATCATCCAGAAGCGAGAACGATGCTTACTTTACCGCGTTTGGTCTGAAGGGGGTTGATTATTCAAACAAGCCCCATCTCAAGATTGCGCGGATATTTGGGGCGATGTGGCGACCTTCGCACTTGAGTAGCGATTCCTTTCACGAGCACTCAGCCATAAGCCTTGCGGTTAGTGACTCTGTTAAACGACTCCTGGACAAATCGTACGATAGCTCCGTGTGGGTCACTATCGTTGATCCTAAAGTGACCTTGGACTTCTTCTCTAATACAGAAGATGTCATCTTGATTCATTACTCAGATCAATACACCAGTTCAGCTGGGTATGACGCTATTACCGTAACTAAGCAATCACAGCTGTATCGCAGTGTGCTTGGCGCGTCGGGTGAGAGCCTGATTCGTGAATTCAACGCCTTCAACGGTGAGTGGCTCTTGCAAATGGTGAACGATCTAGACAAAGAGAAGCTCGGTAAAGAAGGCGTTATTGCTTCGTACAAAGCTGTTTCTGCGATGCTGTCCCAGTCCGATATCTGCTGGGCACCATTGTCAGTAGCCGAGATGATCCGGGTTGCAGGTAATATTGGCCTGGCAATGAGCGACTCAGACTTCTCCCGGCATAATTTCGGTATTAAACAGGGCGCGATTTCTGACGATGTTCTGTTTGCTGGCTTTAAAGACGGTAAGTTATACCTGCTGCCGGTCGAGTCTAAAGCGGGTGCACGCCCGAACTTTGAAAAAGCCCGAAACCAGACTCGTGAGCTGAAAGAGTATATGGAAGGGTTGCTCGGACAGAAAAACCTAGCAGGCCGGTTGTATCGTGGTTTGTTTATACGGCAGGTACTCCTGCAAGTGGAGAAGTATCAGCTCTATAAAGTATTCAGCGATGGCTACTTTGACTCATTGTTATCCGCAAGGGAAGAGTGGCTAGAAGGCACTTACGAATTAGCTCAGCTGAAAAGCTACCCTGCGGGAATAGTCGTAGCGCATCTGAATACAGATTCTTGTGTCACCGAGCGTTACGAAGAGATCGACGGGATCCTTGAAGTTGATATCCCAATGAGCAAGCTCGCGAGCTTAGTGCATCAGCCATACGAAAGGTTGAAAGAGGAGCTTCTGGCTGGTCGCCTACTAGCCGTGCCGGATAAGTATATTCTGGGTGATGTAGCAGAACCTCCAGCTACACATACTGAATACGTGCCTAATACGTTAATAGAGCCACCTGGGCCGATAGAACCACTGGTCATTCAATTCGGTACTGATATATCCACTACTCAGCCAGTACTATGGGAGCCTACAAATACCGAAAAGCTGTTTAATACCAATACCGGCATTATCGGTACCATGGGAACCGGTAAAACCCAGTTTACCAAGTCAATAATCACTCAATTGGTGCGTAATCAGCATAACAATGTAGGCGGCTTGCCCATTGGTATCCTGATCTTCGATTATAAGGCGGATTACGTAAAACCAGATTTTGTCGAAGCAACGGGTGCTAAGGTTTTCGACCTGTTCCGTTTGCCGTTTAACCCATTGGCTATTTTTGGTGACAGGCCAATGCAGCCGATGCATACAGCCAACTTGTTTAAGACAACGACAGCTAAAGCATTCGGGCTAGGTACCAAGCAGCAGAACAAAGTCCGAACACTGGTTATAGATGCCTACGAAGCGGCAGGTATCAGATCTCACGATAAAAATACCTGGGGGCGGCTGCCGCCGACTTTGGCAGATGTTTGGGCAGAGTTCCAGGCACAAGACAAGATCGAGCAGGATTCGTTATATGCAGCACTCGATGACCTTATCAGCTTTGAAATATTTGAACCTGACAGTAGTAAGACAAAGTCATTATATGATTTGGTAGACGGTGTAACTGTTATCAACCTGTCAGGGTACGACCCAAGTATTCAGAATTTGGTGGTCGCTCTTACGTTAGACCTCTTTTATACACAGATGCATCAGCAGGGCAGCTCGAAGCTGGAAGGCGATTTCCGCCAGATCTCTAAGATGATTTTGGTCGATGAGGCCGACAATTTTATGTCACAAGATTTCGAGAGTTTGAAAAAGATTCTGAAAGAAGGACGTGAGTTCGGGGTGGGTACGATTCTGTCAACGCAAGAGTTGACCCACTTCAAGACTGGGGATAACGACTATTCGACTCTGATTTTGTCGTGGGTAATTCACCAAGTGGCGAACATCAAGTCGCAGGAGATCAAAGCGATCTTCAATACCCAGACCAAGAATGATGAAGAGTATTTTATGGGACAGATTCGCAAACTCGAGAAACATTATAGCTTGTTTGTGGATGGCAAGAAGAAAGTGGCCAAACTTAAGGATTTGGCGTTTTGGGAGCTGCCTTAA